A window of the candidate division WOR-3 bacterium genome harbors these coding sequences:
- a CDS encoding GNAT family N-acetyltransferase, with protein sequence MTGEQLVIRQALIPDLKAITDIYNEAILKTVATFDTEPKSLAEQEAWFQAHGATNPILVAELSGEIVGWAALSKWSDRCAYSDTAEISLYIRESHQGRGIGRELLKNILDKGRHAGLHTVIARIAEGNEVSVHLHESLGFRHVGIMKEVGKKFGRLLDVYLMQLIYEERHGLTRYQ encoded by the coding sequence ATGACAGGCGAGCAATTAGTCATCCGACAGGCACTGATCCCAGACCTGAAGGCCATTACCGATATATATAATGAAGCAATTCTGAAAACGGTCGCCACCTTCGACACCGAGCCAAAGAGTCTCGCCGAGCAGGAAGCGTGGTTCCAAGCACACGGTGCAACCAATCCGATCCTCGTTGCTGAACTGAGCGGTGAAATCGTTGGCTGGGCAGCGTTGAGCAAGTGGTCGGACCGCTGTGCGTATTCAGATACGGCCGAAATTTCGCTATACATCAGGGAGTCTCATCAGGGTAGAGGCATCGGCCGCGAGTTGCTGAAGAACATACTGGACAAAGGACGGCATGCCGGTCTGCACACGGTGATCGCGCGTATAGCAGAAGGCAATGAGGTCAGCGTTCACCTCCATGAATCATTAGGGTTCAGGCACGTTGGCATAATGAAAGAAGTCGGAAAAAAATTTGGCCGGCTACTGGACGTCTATCTCATGCAACTCATCTACGAAGAACGTCATGGGCTCACCCGGTACCAGTAA
- a CDS encoding GNAT family N-acetyltransferase has protein sequence MNKNTLIKKFEEISMNAWPALQTMLYDGWVLRFANGYTRRANSVNPVCASTIDLSTKISYCEKVYAKKGLRTIFKMTEDACPPDLDLVLKDKGYAREAETSVQVLMLDLVNPTADGRVEISERVDDSWLDAFFRMSGADVRYRDTLSSILEKGLLDRCFARICSGGSIVACGAGVREEKTVGLFDIIVEDRFRGRGLGRVITEGILAWARNAGTERSYLQVMVDNSIALALYHKLGFREIYRYWYRVSP, from the coding sequence TTGAACAAAAATACTTTGATTAAGAAGTTCGAAGAGATATCGATGAACGCGTGGCCTGCGCTGCAGACGATGCTGTACGACGGTTGGGTGCTCAGGTTCGCAAACGGTTATACCAGGAGGGCGAATTCGGTCAATCCAGTCTGTGCTTCGACCATCGACTTGAGTACGAAGATATCGTATTGTGAAAAAGTCTATGCGAAGAAGGGGCTGCGTACGATTTTCAAGATGACTGAAGATGCCTGTCCACCTGACCTTGACCTGGTGCTTAAGGACAAAGGGTATGCGCGTGAAGCCGAAACCTCGGTACAGGTACTAATGCTGGATTTGGTCAACCCAACTGCTGATGGCCGCGTTGAAATCAGCGAACGGGTGGACGATTCATGGCTTGATGCATTCTTCCGCATGAGCGGAGCGGACGTGAGGTATAGAGATACGCTGAGTTCAATTCTGGAGAAAGGCCTGCTGGACAGATGCTTTGCCCGGATATGTAGTGGCGGGTCGATCGTTGCCTGCGGTGCTGGGGTCAGGGAAGAGAAGACGGTCGGCCTGTTCGACATAATCGTTGAGGACCGATTCCGTGGCAGGGGGCTGGGTAGAGTGATAACCGAAGGCATACTCGCGTGGGCACGGAACGCCGGAACGGAAAGATCGTACCTGCAGGTGATGGTCGATAACAGTATCGCGCTCGCGCTCTACCACAAGCTTGGTTTCAGGGAGATCTACCGTTACTGGTACCGGGTGAGCCCATGA
- a CDS encoding uridine kinase, translating to MLHKRLVDLIAQAIGRLESGHPIRIAIDGIDAAGKTTLADEIAAALEHDNKHVIRASIDGFHRPKKDRYFRGGLSPEGYYYDSFDNEAIRDYLLHPLGPGGTGEYRTTVFDFRNDSPLLSPLMRAPTEAVLLFDGVFLLRPELNDHWDVRIFLHIDFDVSLQRALCRDLALFGTKERITERYEQRYVRGQKIYLHDVEPQKIADIVIDNNDPLDPILIRNSVKL from the coding sequence GTGTTACATAAACGCCTGGTAGACCTTATAGCACAAGCGATCGGCAGGCTGGAATCCGGACATCCGATACGCATCGCCATTGATGGCATCGATGCCGCCGGCAAGACCACGCTTGCCGATGAAATCGCTGCCGCCCTGGAGCATGACAATAAACATGTGATCAGGGCATCGATCGATGGTTTTCACCGGCCGAAAAAGGACCGATACTTTCGCGGTGGACTCTCTCCGGAGGGTTACTACTACGATTCCTTTGACAATGAAGCAATCAGAGACTACCTCTTGCATCCGCTGGGGCCGGGCGGAACTGGTGAGTACCGAACTACGGTCTTCGATTTCCGCAATGACTCTCCGCTCCTTTCGCCGTTGATGCGTGCACCGACCGAAGCGGTTCTTCTTTTCGACGGCGTTTTTCTCTTACGTCCTGAGCTCAATGACCACTGGGACGTACGCATTTTTTTACACATTGATTTTGATGTTTCTCTGCAGCGTGCCCTTTGCCGGGACCTCGCCCTTTTCGGCACGAAGGAAAGAATAACCGAACGCTATGAACAACGCTACGTCCGGGGTCAGAAGATATATCTCCACGACGTCGAACCGCAGAAAATTGCCGATATCGTTATCGACAATAATGATCCACTAGATCCGATATTGATACGTAACTCAGTCAAACTCTGA
- a CDS encoding TetR family transcriptional regulator: MTTEHHKIAKQRIFEAALALFARKGYAAVGVREIAKKADVNISMINYYFGEKAGILKAIINECYDRYFKTIKPVGDEDLPIEEHIRKIIHTAVQFFKDNTELVIVAFDIIPLDIPEVMELKIKWVTGIREGMAHFRKKLDVDAQDILQESVGPTAIIAVILNHFQSKYAAEQYPQFKEYAAQLNDEFYENYADALADLFLYGYMGKKNKEEK, from the coding sequence ATGACGACTGAACATCATAAGATAGCAAAACAACGGATCTTCGAAGCAGCCCTGGCTCTTTTCGCGCGCAAAGGCTATGCCGCGGTCGGCGTCAGGGAAATTGCCAAGAAGGCTGACGTTAATATCTCAATGATCAACTACTACTTCGGAGAGAAAGCGGGAATCCTGAAAGCGATCATAAACGAGTGCTATGACCGTTATTTCAAAACGATAAAACCGGTCGGCGACGAAGACCTTCCGATTGAGGAGCACATACGCAAAATAATCCACACCGCGGTCCAATTCTTCAAGGACAACACCGAACTCGTCATCGTCGCCTTTGATATCATACCACTTGATATTCCGGAAGTGATGGAACTGAAGATCAAATGGGTCACAGGCATACGCGAAGGCATGGCCCACTTCCGTAAAAAACTGGACGTCGATGCACAGGACATTCTTCAGGAAAGTGTTGGCCCGACCGCCATCATCGCGGTGATCCTCAATCACTTCCAGAGCAAGTATGCGGCCGAACAATATCCGCAGTTCAAAGAATACGCTGCGCAACTGAATGACGAATTCTACGAAAACTACGCCGATGCACTGGCTGATCTCTTTCTCTATGGCTACATGGGAAAGAAGAACAAGGAGGAAAAATGA
- a CDS encoding outer membrane lipoprotein-sorting protein gives MIHHRKHTILMILLHVSLAAILPSGQLTAQEEMTADEILKTLTETMNPEQSHGTMTMTIVTSSGQERTFKYETFSKDKGDKSLMKYLEPQRVKGQTILMLNDANDIWTYFPRTKRVRKLATHAKKQKVEGSDFSYEDMGASDAFIEEYNALRLNDENKEGRSCYKIELTRKAESNASYSRVMLWIDKENFIPLVVDYYHEDDPELHEKQLVCHDVELIEDIYTPMDCTMFNKLDNTYTKMHIVDITYQVDLADDLFTEMGMQR, from the coding sequence ATGATACACCACAGAAAACACACTATCTTGATGATATTGCTGCACGTTTCCTTGGCAGCTATTTTGCCCTCTGGGCAACTTACTGCGCAAGAAGAAATGACTGCGGATGAAATTTTGAAGACTTTGACCGAAACAATGAACCCAGAGCAGTCACATGGGACAATGACCATGACCATCGTGACCAGCTCCGGGCAGGAACGAACCTTCAAGTATGAGACATTCTCCAAGGACAAGGGTGACAAAAGCCTCATGAAATATCTTGAACCCCAGCGGGTCAAGGGACAGACCATACTCATGCTGAACGACGCGAACGACATCTGGACATACTTTCCAAGGACCAAACGCGTACGCAAACTCGCCACGCATGCCAAGAAACAGAAGGTAGAAGGCAGCGATTTCTCTTACGAAGACATGGGCGCATCCGATGCGTTCATCGAAGAATACAATGCGCTGCGTTTGAACGATGAAAACAAAGAAGGCCGTTCTTGCTACAAAATTGAGCTGACGCGCAAAGCAGAGAGCAACGCCAGTTACTCGCGCGTCATGCTTTGGATAGATAAGGAAAATTTCATTCCTCTCGTGGTCGACTACTATCACGAAGACGATCCCGAATTGCACGAGAAACAACTCGTGTGTCACGACGTAGAACTGATCGAAGACATCTACACGCCGATGGACTGCACAATGTTTAACAAACTCGACAACACATACACCAAAATGCATATTGTCGACATCACTTACCAGGTCGATCTCGCGGACGATCTCTTCACTGAAATGGGGATGCAGCGATGA
- a CDS encoding MMPL family transporter, translated as MRERLLRNWARIAATHPWRVIIAVLIITVLAAISTSRIRMDMRWSDLLPMNDPKAREFDEIITEYKSASTFLIVVRGEEQQIKRFADAITPEIKELPQFFSRVDYKLDKEFLSNHALMLAETKDLKTSADMFKDLDLIPLLTSINDNFEEEYVGDEEALSTKEKENEAVRTLDGFYSWLKAMDTFITDPGSANSTLADSAVERFLYGDPYFISQDKRVLLMNLKASFTAMDIDKDIASTDSVQAILDRTLPDFPGVRAGIAGMIPLQKDEMEHTTKDMQFSSILAVVLVMVLFMLTFRIWSTPILAGLNLMISILIAAGGLGLILGRLNLMTSMFAVILIGLGIDYAIHIISVYGERRVIDKDAVDAMQETLVRSGPGIITGALTTAAAFFALTISVTQGIKEMGIVLGIGIICAMVTTMVLLPAILVARERVLARVTKKPLKQPHVEFKFLGEIGRKIAAHPMIFLILTIVITVFFFYQAINIKFDYNMLNLEPKGLPTVELQDTIIEAFDLSPDFAMVTTGSIEESYEMSEKLKQMPLVSMVENITDYIPPQDKQQERIPEVEKIRKLVSRTTKRTPTSQANLARLIEQLERLDMNIYELSQLAFIGGQDKVDAKAKSIIGDPEKEDSESFVLNLIEKIEQDPQEAVTQLNRFQDHYQPVLRSKIYKMANPALITLDDLPEHIRNQYINENGDKYLVTIYPKEQVWNYEALTRFDKQMESVSPKITGTPPIFLHLIRLIGRDGLLATILTVIIVILLLWIDFRSLRFALLGVIPLITGGIWMLGIMKTFGVMLTMLNVMAIPMIVGIGIDDGVHVLHRYMFEGLRKTPVVLRSTGKAVLLTSLTTMAGFGSLMTASYRGWAGFGALLVTGVGACFLTTILFIPSIIGLVTRGQKNDKH; from the coding sequence ATGAGAGAAAGATTACTTAGGAATTGGGCGCGTATCGCGGCTACCCACCCGTGGCGGGTGATCATAGCGGTACTCATAATCACCGTGCTTGCCGCCATCTCAACGTCCCGGATCAGAATGGACATGCGTTGGTCAGACCTCTTGCCCATGAATGATCCCAAAGCAAGGGAATTCGATGAAATAATAACTGAATACAAGAGCGCATCGACCTTCCTCATCGTCGTACGCGGGGAAGAACAGCAGATAAAGAGATTCGCCGATGCGATCACGCCTGAAATAAAAGAATTGCCTCAATTCTTCAGTCGTGTCGACTACAAGCTCGATAAAGAGTTTCTTTCGAACCATGCACTGATGCTCGCGGAAACGAAAGATCTGAAAACCTCTGCGGACATGTTCAAAGATCTCGATCTGATTCCGCTCTTGACCAGCATAAACGACAATTTCGAAGAGGAGTACGTTGGCGATGAAGAAGCGCTGAGCACCAAGGAAAAGGAGAACGAAGCCGTAAGAACCCTTGATGGGTTCTATTCCTGGCTGAAGGCAATGGATACCTTCATTACGGACCCGGGCTCGGCGAACAGTACCCTGGCCGACTCGGCGGTCGAGCGCTTTCTCTACGGCGATCCCTACTTCATCTCCCAGGATAAGCGTGTCCTCCTCATGAACCTCAAAGCCAGTTTTACCGCAATGGATATCGACAAGGATATCGCCTCGACCGACAGCGTTCAGGCGATTCTGGACCGCACACTACCCGATTTCCCAGGTGTCAGAGCCGGCATCGCCGGTATGATACCGCTGCAGAAGGATGAAATGGAGCACACGACCAAGGATATGCAGTTCAGTTCGATACTTGCCGTTGTCCTGGTCATGGTGCTTTTCATGCTGACCTTCAGGATCTGGAGCACGCCGATCCTCGCCGGGCTCAACCTGATGATCTCGATCCTGATCGCGGCCGGCGGGCTTGGACTCATACTTGGCAGGTTGAACCTTATGACCTCGATGTTCGCCGTGATCCTCATCGGTCTCGGAATTGATTACGCGATCCACATCATCTCTGTCTACGGAGAACGAAGGGTCATTGACAAAGATGCAGTCGATGCAATGCAAGAAACCCTGGTACGTTCCGGGCCCGGCATCATCACCGGAGCCCTGACCACGGCTGCAGCATTCTTTGCACTGACTATTTCGGTAACCCAGGGCATCAAAGAAATGGGCATAGTACTTGGTATCGGTATCATCTGCGCCATGGTGACGACCATGGTTCTGCTGCCAGCCATCCTCGTCGCGCGTGAGAGGGTCCTGGCACGCGTCACAAAGAAACCCCTGAAGCAACCCCACGTTGAATTCAAATTCCTTGGTGAGATAGGAAGGAAAATCGCAGCACACCCAATGATCTTTCTGATCCTTACGATCGTGATAACAGTGTTCTTTTTCTACCAGGCGATCAACATAAAATTCGACTATAACATGCTCAATCTCGAACCGAAGGGATTACCCACAGTCGAGCTGCAGGATACGATCATCGAAGCATTCGACCTCAGTCCGGACTTTGCCATGGTCACGACCGGTTCGATTGAAGAATCATACGAAATGTCTGAGAAGCTGAAGCAAATGCCGCTGGTCAGCATGGTCGAGAACATCACTGACTACATCCCGCCCCAGGACAAGCAGCAAGAACGCATACCCGAGGTCGAGAAGATACGGAAACTCGTCAGCCGCACTACCAAACGCACACCGACATCGCAAGCCAACCTCGCCCGACTGATCGAACAACTGGAGAGACTGGATATGAACATCTATGAACTGTCACAGCTTGCATTCATCGGCGGGCAGGACAAAGTGGACGCAAAAGCAAAGAGTATCATTGGTGATCCGGAGAAAGAGGATTCCGAGAGCTTTGTATTGAACCTGATCGAAAAGATAGAGCAGGATCCGCAAGAAGCAGTCACCCAACTGAACAGATTTCAGGATCACTACCAACCTGTTCTGCGCAGCAAGATCTATAAGATGGCAAACCCTGCATTGATCACACTTGATGATCTTCCCGAGCACATCAGGAACCAGTATATCAATGAAAATGGGGACAAGTACCTCGTCACGATCTATCCCAAGGAACAGGTTTGGAATTACGAAGCCCTCACCCGTTTCGACAAGCAGATGGAATCCGTCAGCCCGAAGATCACCGGCACGCCGCCGATATTCTTGCATCTCATCCGGCTTATCGGCCGCGATGGTTTACTGGCGACCATACTGACCGTTATCATCGTCATCCTGCTGCTCTGGATCGACTTCAGAAGTCTGCGTTTCGCCTTGCTGGGTGTGATACCGCTCATTACGGGCGGCATCTGGATGTTGGGTATCATGAAGACCTTCGGCGTAATGCTCACCATGCTCAATGTGATGGCAATCCCTATGATCGTCGGCATTGGCATAGACGACGGAGTACACGTTCTGCACCGGTATATGTTCGAAGGGCTCAGAAAGACACCCGTTGTCCTGCGGAGCACAGGAAAGGCAGTCTTACTCACGTCCCTGACCACGATGGCTGGTTTTGGCTCGCTTATGACCGCGTCTTATCGCGGATGGGCCGGCTTCGGTGCCTTACTGGTAACCGGCGTCGGTGCATGTTTCCTGACAACCATTCTTTTCATCCCCTCTATTATCGGTTTGGTGACCAGAGGACAGAAAAATGACAAACACTGA